The Oryctolagus cuniculus chromosome 5, mOryCun1.1, whole genome shotgun sequence genome includes a region encoding these proteins:
- the MARCKS gene encoding myristoylated alanine-rich C-kinase substrate has translation MGAQFSKTAAKGDAAAERPGEAGVASSPSKANGQENGHVKVNGDASPAAAESGAKEELQANGSAPAADKEEPAAAGSGAASPAAAEKDEQAAATPEAGASPAEKEPPAEGEAAEPGSPTAAEGEAASAASSTSSPKAEDGATPSPSNETPKKKKKRFSFKKSFKLSGFSFKKNKKEAGEGGEVEGAAGASAEGSKDEAAGGAAAAAADASSASGEQAAAPGEEAAAGEEGAAGGEPQEAKHEEAAVAPEKPSSSEEPKAAEEPSKAEEKAEEAAASAAACEAPSAAGPGAPPEQEAAPAEEPAAASASSACAAPSQEAQPESSPEAPPAEAAE, from the exons ATGGGTGCCCAGTTCTCCAAGACCGCAGCGAAGGGAGACGCCGCCGCGGAGAGGCCCGGGGAGGCGGGGGTGGCCTCATCGCCTTCCAAAGCGAATGGGCAG GAGAATGGCCACGTGAAGGTAAATGGCGACGCTTCGCCCGCGGCCGCCGAATCTGGCGCCAAGGAGGAGCTGCAGGCCAacggcagcgcgccggccgcagacAAGGAGGAGCCCGCGGCCGCCGGGAGCGGGGCCGCGTCCCCCGCCGCGGCCGAGAAGGATGAGCAGGCCGCCGCCACCCCCGAGGCCGGGGCCAGCCCCGCGGAGAAGGAGCCCCCCGCGGAGGGCGAGGCAGCCGAGCCCGGCTCGCCCACGGCCGCGGAAGGCGAGGCCGCGTCGGCGGCCTCCTCGACGTCGTCGCCCAAGGCCGAGGACGGCGCCACACCCTCGCCCAGCAACGAGACcccgaaaaaaaaaaagaagcgctTTTCTTTCAAGAAGTCTTTCAAGCTGAGCGGCTTCTCCTTCAAGAAGAACAAGAAGGAGGCGGGAGAGGGCGGTGAGGTGGAGGGCGCAGCCGGCGCCTCCGCCGAGGGCAGCAAGGACGAGGCCGCCGGGGGagcggccgcggccgccgccgacGCGAGCTCGGCCTCCGGGGAGCAGGCGGCGGCGCCAGGCGAGGAGGCGGCCGCCGGCGAGGAGGGGGCGGCAGGTGGCGAGCCGCAGGAGGCCAAGCATGAGGAGGCCGCCGTCGCGCCCGAGAAGCCGTCCTCCAGCGAGGAGCCCAAGGCCGCGGAGGAGCCCAGCAAGGCCGAAGAGAAGGCCGAGGAGGCCGCGGCCAGCGCCGCCGCCTGCGAGGCGCCCTCAGCCGCCGGGCCCGGCGCGCCCCCGGAGCAGGAGGCGGCCCCGGCCGAGGAGCCCGCGGCTGCCTCCGCCTCGTCAGCCTGCGCAGCCCCCTCACAGGAGGCCCAGCCCGAGTCCAGTCCAGAAGCTCCCCCAGCGGAGGCCGCAGAGTAA